In a single window of the Orcinus orca chromosome 9, mOrcOrc1.1, whole genome shotgun sequence genome:
- the FEZF1 gene encoding fez family zinc finger protein 1 isoform X2, with protein MDSSCHNATAKMLATAPARGNMMNTSKPLAFSIERIMARTPEPKALPVPHFLQGAVPKGDPKHSLHLNSSIPCMIPFVPVAYDTSPKAGMTGSEPRKASLEAPAAPAEAPAAPAFSCSDLLNCALTLKGDLARDALPLQQYKLPKTYLAERNKLVVPAVEKYPSGVAFKDLSQAQLQHYMKESAQLLSEKIAFKTSDFSRGSPHTKPKVFTCEVCGKVFNAHYNLTRHMPVHTGARPFVCKVCGKGFRQASTLCRHKIIHTQEKPHKCNQCGKAFNRSSTLNTHTRIHAGYKPFVCEFCGKGFHQKGNYKNHKLTHSGEKQFKCNICNKAFHQIYNLTFHMHTHNDKKPFTCPTCGKGFCRNFDLKKHVRKLHDSGLGLPCTSAGEPGADPSPPLQQPLPAPLPPPGPLQPGLPPGHQ; from the exons ATGGACAGTAGCTGCCACAACGCGACTGCCAAAATGTTAGCGACCGCTCCGGCCCGGGGCAACATGATGAACACCTCCAAACCCTTGGCTTTCTCCATCGAAAGAATCATGGCACGCACCCCCGAGCCCAAAGCCCTGCCCGTCCCCCACTTCCTGCAGGGAGCCGTGCCCAAGGGGGACCCCAAGCACTCTCTGCATCTTAACTCGTCGATCCCCTGCATGATCCCCTTCGTGCCCGTGGCGTACGACACGAGCCCTAAGGCGGGAATGACGGGCTCGGAGCCGCGGAAGGCGAGTCTGGAGGCTCCGGCTGCACCTGCAGAAGCGCCCGCGGCGCCCGCGTTCAGCTGCAGCGACCTGCTCAACTGCGCGCTGACTCTCAAGGGCGACCTGGCCCGCGACGCGCTCCCGCTGCAGCAGTACAAGCTG CCAAAAACGTATTTAGCCGAAAGGAATAAACTGGTGGTCCCGGCGGTGGAGAAGTACCCCTCGGGAGTAGCTTTCAAAGACTTGTCCCAGGCTCAGCTGCAGCATTACATGAAAGAAAGCGCCCAGCTCCTGTCGGAAAAAATAGCGTTCAAAACCTCTGACTTCAGCCGCGGCTCTCCTCATACCAAGCCCAAAGTTTTCACTTGCGAAGTGTGTGGAAAG GTCTTTAACGCGCACTATAACTTAACCCGTCACATGCCGGTGCACACAGGAGCCAGACCCTTCGTTTGCAAAGTTTGTGGAAAGGGCTTCCGGCAAGCCAGCACCCTGTGCAGGCACAAGATCATTCACACCCAG GAAAAACCTCATAAATGTAACCAGTGTGGCAAAGCATTTAATAGAAGTTCTACTTTAAACACGCATACCCGAATACACGCAGGCTACAAACCATTTGTGTGTGAATTCTGTGGCAAAGGATTTCATCAAAAAG GGAATTACAAAAACCACAAGCTGACCCACAGCGGGGAGAAGCAGTTCAAGTGCAATATCTGCAACAAGGCTTTCCACCAGATTTACAACCTCACATTCCACATGCACACCCACAATGACAAGAAGCCCTTCACCTGCCCCACGTGCGGCAAGGGCTTCTGCAGGAACTTTGACCTCAAGAAGCACGTCCGCAAGCTGCACGACAGCGGCCTGGGGCTGCCCTGCACCTCTGCCGGGGAGCCGGGAGCGGACCCGTCCCCCCCTCTACAGCAGCCGCTGCCCGCGCCGCTGCCGCCCCCTGGGCCCCTGCAGCCTGGGCTCCCCCCGGGCCACCAGTGA
- the FEZF1 gene encoding fez family zinc finger protein 1 isoform X1: MDSSCHNATAKMLATAPARGNMMNTSKPLAFSIERIMARTPEPKALPVPHFLQGAVPKGDPKHSLHLNSSIPCMIPFVPVAYDTSPKAGMTGSEPRKASLEAPAAPAEAPAAPAFSCSDLLNCALTLKGDLARDALPLQQYKLVRPRVVNHSSFHAMGALCYLNRGDGPCHPAAGVNIHPVASYFLSSPLHPQPKTYLAERNKLVVPAVEKYPSGVAFKDLSQAQLQHYMKESAQLLSEKIAFKTSDFSRGSPHTKPKVFTCEVCGKVFNAHYNLTRHMPVHTGARPFVCKVCGKGFRQASTLCRHKIIHTQEKPHKCNQCGKAFNRSSTLNTHTRIHAGYKPFVCEFCGKGFHQKGNYKNHKLTHSGEKQFKCNICNKAFHQIYNLTFHMHTHNDKKPFTCPTCGKGFCRNFDLKKHVRKLHDSGLGLPCTSAGEPGADPSPPLQQPLPAPLPPPGPLQPGLPPGHQ, from the exons ATGGACAGTAGCTGCCACAACGCGACTGCCAAAATGTTAGCGACCGCTCCGGCCCGGGGCAACATGATGAACACCTCCAAACCCTTGGCTTTCTCCATCGAAAGAATCATGGCACGCACCCCCGAGCCCAAAGCCCTGCCCGTCCCCCACTTCCTGCAGGGAGCCGTGCCCAAGGGGGACCCCAAGCACTCTCTGCATCTTAACTCGTCGATCCCCTGCATGATCCCCTTCGTGCCCGTGGCGTACGACACGAGCCCTAAGGCGGGAATGACGGGCTCGGAGCCGCGGAAGGCGAGTCTGGAGGCTCCGGCTGCACCTGCAGAAGCGCCCGCGGCGCCCGCGTTCAGCTGCAGCGACCTGCTCAACTGCGCGCTGACTCTCAAGGGCGACCTGGCCCGCGACGCGCTCCCGCTGCAGCAGTACAAGCTGGTAAGGCCGCGGGTGGTCAACCATTCTTCCTTCCACGCCATGGGAGCCCTGTGCTACCTGAATCGAGGTGACGGCCCGTGCCACCCGGCGGCCGGCGTTAACATCCACCCGGTGGCCTCCTACTTCCTCAGTTCCCCTTTGCACCCGCAGCCAAAAACGTATTTAGCCGAAAGGAATAAACTGGTGGTCCCGGCGGTGGAGAAGTACCCCTCGGGAGTAGCTTTCAAAGACTTGTCCCAGGCTCAGCTGCAGCATTACATGAAAGAAAGCGCCCAGCTCCTGTCGGAAAAAATAGCGTTCAAAACCTCTGACTTCAGCCGCGGCTCTCCTCATACCAAGCCCAAAGTTTTCACTTGCGAAGTGTGTGGAAAG GTCTTTAACGCGCACTATAACTTAACCCGTCACATGCCGGTGCACACAGGAGCCAGACCCTTCGTTTGCAAAGTTTGTGGAAAGGGCTTCCGGCAAGCCAGCACCCTGTGCAGGCACAAGATCATTCACACCCAG GAAAAACCTCATAAATGTAACCAGTGTGGCAAAGCATTTAATAGAAGTTCTACTTTAAACACGCATACCCGAATACACGCAGGCTACAAACCATTTGTGTGTGAATTCTGTGGCAAAGGATTTCATCAAAAAG GGAATTACAAAAACCACAAGCTGACCCACAGCGGGGAGAAGCAGTTCAAGTGCAATATCTGCAACAAGGCTTTCCACCAGATTTACAACCTCACATTCCACATGCACACCCACAATGACAAGAAGCCCTTCACCTGCCCCACGTGCGGCAAGGGCTTCTGCAGGAACTTTGACCTCAAGAAGCACGTCCGCAAGCTGCACGACAGCGGCCTGGGGCTGCCCTGCACCTCTGCCGGGGAGCCGGGAGCGGACCCGTCCCCCCCTCTACAGCAGCCGCTGCCCGCGCCGCTGCCGCCCCCTGGGCCCCTGCAGCCTGGGCTCCCCCCGGGCCACCAGTGA